One Phycisphaerae bacterium RAS2 DNA window includes the following coding sequences:
- the greA gene encoding Transcription elongation factor GreA, whose amino-acid sequence MDYDALQTFAKAGRWADLEKGWLSLIEEPSADGTRLLPVIDTVVKAGQAPLADTLGWAWLSSVKESRPPETALQIGRELCVRLTDGDSLREEILALYRVTYKDRSDLEQWIDKAGLKSGKSVRRALRFLDTGLRLSKGAYLIHRSDDHAAQLLELDLAGDSATIQAGRRPQTIDLAELLDDYDVVEENDFRVLQQLRPERIAELAEGDPSTLAVGILRGHRNKITRDDLRVMLVPRHIPAERWSDWWTSLRNAVKKSHHLRIEGRSPMFLIYDPVGQTLEEETWGAFAKATTPREWLELLEGYLRETRSRKSKPDTAFIERAQKTLVGQIERFLKHKEPVQAFTTALVIERVAADGLPVSTDAHGMALDMLGKTSDPVRIVANVTDSRLWTLAVACVEQAFSDRWPELLAELILYAPAGQCDALAKKVEGAGRGEALAGVAERALAEPGRFTDAMMWLWKGPDVSTALPLPPPTEMLTLILALVGPARVSEGKAAGQSVNEMRARVRAGLSARDYGQYRKCLESMDDAMAAAMRRLIERAEGLGPSVQDDMANILRAKFPNMYVKPKVALWDDDSVLYFTGRGLKSKEQELTEIVNVKMRENAKAIGEAASHGDLSENSEYKFALEERDLLRARVAKLNRELAMAKLLEPADIPADHVSIGHRVTLQPVAGGASITVTILGADESDLAKQEYSYQSPFARSLLGKKIGERVSLSSDQANGEFTISAVASVLN is encoded by the coding sequence ATGGACTACGACGCACTTCAGACGTTCGCCAAAGCCGGCCGCTGGGCCGATCTCGAAAAAGGCTGGCTGTCTCTCATCGAAGAACCTTCCGCAGATGGTACGCGGCTGTTGCCGGTGATCGACACCGTCGTGAAGGCCGGCCAGGCGCCGCTCGCGGACACGCTGGGCTGGGCATGGCTATCGAGCGTCAAGGAGTCCCGCCCGCCGGAGACGGCGTTGCAAATTGGGCGCGAATTGTGTGTGCGGCTGACGGATGGCGACAGCCTGCGGGAGGAAATCCTCGCGCTGTATCGGGTGACGTACAAGGACCGCTCCGACCTGGAACAATGGATTGACAAGGCGGGGTTGAAGTCCGGCAAGTCGGTTCGCCGGGCGCTTCGGTTTCTTGATACCGGCCTTCGGCTTTCCAAGGGCGCTTACCTCATCCATCGCAGCGACGACCACGCGGCTCAGTTGCTGGAGTTGGACCTCGCCGGCGACAGCGCGACGATTCAGGCAGGCCGCCGCCCGCAGACGATCGACCTCGCAGAACTGCTGGACGACTATGACGTGGTGGAGGAGAACGATTTCCGCGTGCTGCAGCAGTTGCGACCGGAGCGCATCGCGGAGCTGGCGGAGGGCGATCCGTCGACCCTCGCGGTGGGCATCCTGCGTGGCCATCGCAACAAGATCACGCGTGATGACTTAAGAGTGATGCTCGTGCCGCGGCACATCCCTGCCGAGCGCTGGTCCGACTGGTGGACCTCCCTTCGCAACGCGGTGAAAAAGAGCCACCACCTGCGGATCGAAGGTCGCTCGCCGATGTTCCTGATATACGACCCGGTCGGTCAGACGCTGGAAGAGGAGACGTGGGGAGCGTTCGCGAAGGCGACGACGCCGCGCGAGTGGCTGGAGTTGCTAGAGGGTTACCTTCGAGAGACGCGCAGCCGCAAGTCAAAGCCGGATACGGCGTTCATCGAGCGTGCGCAGAAGACCCTGGTAGGGCAGATCGAGCGGTTTCTGAAGCACAAGGAGCCGGTGCAGGCATTCACGACGGCGCTGGTGATCGAGCGCGTGGCGGCCGACGGGTTGCCGGTTTCGACCGACGCGCACGGCATGGCGCTGGACATGCTGGGCAAAACGTCGGACCCGGTGCGAATCGTCGCGAACGTGACGGACAGTCGGCTGTGGACGCTGGCGGTGGCGTGCGTGGAGCAGGCGTTCTCGGATCGCTGGCCGGAACTGCTGGCGGAGCTGATTCTGTATGCCCCGGCGGGTCAATGCGATGCGTTGGCGAAAAAGGTCGAAGGCGCGGGTCGCGGCGAAGCGCTAGCCGGCGTTGCAGAGCGGGCGCTGGCCGAGCCGGGGCGATTCACGGACGCGATGATGTGGCTGTGGAAGGGGCCGGATGTCTCGACGGCACTTCCGCTCCCGCCGCCGACGGAGATGTTGACGCTGATTCTGGCGCTGGTCGGCCCGGCGCGGGTGTCGGAGGGCAAGGCGGCCGGGCAATCGGTGAATGAGATGCGGGCGCGCGTGCGTGCGGGCCTGTCGGCGCGCGATTACGGGCAATATCGCAAATGTCTTGAATCGATGGACGACGCGATGGCCGCGGCCATGCGCCGATTGATCGAGCGAGCCGAGGGGCTTGGTCCGAGCGTGCAGGACGACATGGCGAACATTCTGCGCGCGAAGTTCCCGAACATGTACGTCAAGCCGAAGGTTGCGCTGTGGGATGATGACAGCGTGCTGTATTTCACCGGGCGCGGCTTGAAGTCCAAGGAACAGGAACTGACCGAAATCGTGAACGTAAAGATGCGCGAGAATGCCAAGGCCATCGGCGAGGCGGCTTCGCACGGCGACTTGAGCGAGAACTCCGAGTACAAGTTCGCCCTCGAGGAGCGCGACCTCCTCCGGGCGCGCGTGGCGAAGCTCAACCGCGAACTGGCGATGGCCAAGCTGCTCGAACCGGCCGACATCCCGGCGGACCACGTCAGCATCGGCCATCGGGTGACCTTGCAGCCGGTCGCGGGTGGTGCGTCCATTACGGTGACCATCCTTGGGGCGGATGAGTCCGATCTGGCAAAGCAGGAATACTCCTATCAAAGCCCGTTTGCGCGGTCGCTGCTCGGCAAGAAGATCGGCGAGCGCGTCAGTCTTTCTTCTGATCAGGCGAACGGCGAGTTCACCATCTCGGCGGTGGCCAGCG
- the mraZ gene encoding Transcriptional regulator MraZ, which yields MLFLTGSADHNIDEKNRLAIPSKYRNRLEPDRDGKGFYLTIGLPKSCLRLYTEREFERQAAERRPHLLQPQASTVFNRNFFALAEFVEPDSQGRIVVPERLMRISELPREVVITGAGAFLEIRPRGGFDPEIKEFVEHYDEHYERALKAESGTRRQPDPETESG from the coding sequence ATGCTTTTCCTAACAGGGTCAGCAGACCACAACATCGATGAAAAGAACCGCCTCGCCATTCCGTCCAAGTATCGCAACCGGCTGGAGCCGGATCGAGACGGCAAGGGGTTCTACCTCACGATCGGACTGCCGAAGTCCTGTCTGCGACTTTATACGGAGCGTGAGTTCGAGCGGCAAGCAGCCGAGCGCCGCCCGCACCTGCTCCAGCCCCAGGCGAGCACGGTGTTCAATCGCAATTTCTTCGCCCTCGCGGAGTTTGTCGAGCCTGACTCGCAGGGGCGAATCGTGGTTCCCGAGCGGCTGATGCGAATCAGCGAACTGCCCCGGGAGGTGGTGATCACCGGAGCCGGCGCGTTCCTGGAGATTCGACCGCGGGGCGGGTTTGACCCGGAGATAAAGGAGTTCGTCGAACACTATGACGAACACTACGAACGGGCGTTGAAAGCGGAGTCTGGCACGAGGCGGCAACCCGATCCGGAAACGGAGTCGGGATAA
- the kanF_2 gene encoding 2-deoxystreptamine glucosyltransferase — protein MLRPLILTTDLKPGGLPWRMTRLAIALRERGHRPIVGCLGGRGELHGILEEQGVATFACGATRVSDVRAVAALRGVIRRENPDLIHASLFHANLAARWMGRLDCERPIITSTVTIEIERRWHRWGEMLTAGRSTLHAVNSNAVARHVIGDLGVDPGRVVVIPNGLDLRAIERTPPVNRGRFGLPDTSPLVVWAGRLDPVKQLETVVDVMGALHDAAGAFGVMLGDGSRREALAEYVRATGRTNCVRMLGWSEDVIGWLKAADLMLLCSRTEGSPNVVLEALACGCSVVASDIASCRELLDEGRRGLLAPVGDVAAIAAAGRRVLTNPEQQAIRRAGMDYVRDQHDMDRVVDRWIALYERAMGR, from the coding sequence ATGCTCCGCCCGCTGATTCTGACGACCGATCTCAAACCCGGCGGGCTGCCGTGGCGCATGACGCGGCTGGCGATTGCGCTTCGGGAGCGCGGGCATCGGCCGATCGTGGGCTGCCTCGGGGGCCGGGGTGAACTTCACGGAATCCTCGAAGAACAAGGCGTTGCAACGTTCGCCTGTGGGGCGACTCGGGTGAGCGACGTTCGCGCCGTGGCAGCGCTGCGGGGCGTCATTCGACGCGAGAATCCCGATCTGATTCATGCGTCGCTGTTTCACGCGAATCTCGCGGCGCGGTGGATGGGACGCCTTGACTGTGAGCGGCCGATCATCACGTCCACCGTGACCATCGAGATTGAGCGCCGGTGGCACCGATGGGGCGAGATGCTGACGGCCGGACGGTCAACGCTTCACGCGGTGAATTCGAATGCAGTGGCCCGGCATGTGATCGGCGATCTGGGAGTGGACCCCGGGCGCGTTGTGGTGATTCCCAACGGGCTGGATCTGCGCGCGATCGAGCGGACGCCGCCGGTGAATCGCGGGCGATTCGGGCTGCCCGATACGTCGCCCCTTGTCGTGTGGGCCGGGCGGCTCGATCCGGTTAAGCAGTTGGAGACCGTTGTCGATGTGATGGGCGCGCTGCATGACGCGGCCGGTGCCTTCGGCGTGATGCTTGGCGACGGCTCGCGGCGCGAGGCACTCGCGGAATACGTTCGCGCAACCGGGCGGACCAATTGCGTGCGGATGCTTGGCTGGAGCGAGGACGTGATCGGCTGGTTGAAGGCCGCGGACCTGATGCTGTTGTGCTCGCGCACGGAGGGTTCGCCGAACGTTGTGCTGGAGGCGCTGGCGTGCGGATGCTCTGTGGTGGCATCGGATATCGCAAGTTGTCGTGAATTGCTGGACGAGGGGCGCCGGGGTCTGCTCGCGCCGGTGGGAGACGTCGCGGCCATTGCCGCGGCGGGGCGGCGAGTCCTTACAAACCCCGAACAACAGGCCATTCGCAGGGCGGGGATGGACTATGTTCGCGACCAGCACGACATGGACCGGGTGGTGGACCGCTGGATTGCGCTGTACGAGCGGGCGATGGGCCGATAA